The region AAGTTCGTTCATATTTCTGCGCATGTGGTCTAGTCATGCTGTCCGTCGCGCCGCCATCGAGCTGGCGCTGATCGGCGTGACCGCGCTCTGCGTCGCAGACATCCACTGTCGCTGACGCCCGCCCTTGGCGTGTGCGTCGTGCTTCCGCTTCCGTCGTGACCCTGGGTGACCGTATTGGTCCCTGGTTTTCCGACTTCGCGACCTTTTTGACGACCTGACGCCGGGGCAGACGTTCGTTCACTTCCGTCTCACTCCTCGTCAATCTGTCTCATCATTCGAGAGGTCGTCTTCCGATGCGTCAACCGTCCGTCATAGCCCGCCGCGTGGCCGCGGCATCCGTCACCCTGGTCGTGGCAGCGGGCGCGGCCGCCTGCGGGCCGAAGGACAACGATGCCAAGGGCGCCGGTGGCGACTCCAAGCCGCAGAAGGGAGGCACGCTCACCGTCCTCAACGCCAACCCGCAGGAGGACTTCGACCCGGCGCGCCTCTACACCTCCGGCGGCGGCAACGTTCCCTCCCTCGTCTTCCGTACGCTGACCACGCGCAACCGCGAGAGCGGGTCCGCCGGCGCCAAGGTCGTCCCGGACCTCGCCACCGACACCGGCCGCCCGAGCGAGAACGCGACCGTGTGGACGTACACCCTGAAGAAGGGCCTCAAGTACGAGGACGGTACGCCGATCACCTCCGCCGACATCAAGTACGGCATCGAGCGTTCCTTCGCGGCCGAGCTCTCCGGCGGAGCGCCCTACCTGCGGGACTGGCTCATCGGCGGAGCCGACTACCAGGGGCCGTACAAGGACAAGAAGGGCCTCGCTTCGATCGAGACCCCGGACGACCTGACCATCGTCTTCCACCTGAACAAGCCCGAGGGCGAGTTCCCCTACCTCGCCACGCAGACGCAGTTCACGCCCGTCCCGAAGGCCAAGGACAACGGCACGAAGTACGAGGAGCACCCGATCTCCTCCGGCCCGTACAAGGTCGTCAAGAACGAGAACGACGGCGAGCGGCTCACCCTGGAGCGCAACACCTACTGGTCCGCGGCCACCGACGCCGAGCGCAAGGCCTACCCGGACAAGATCGACGTACGGTCGGGCCTGGACTCCTCCGTGATCAACCAGCGGCTGTCCGCGTCCCAGGGCGCGGATGCCGCCGCCGTCACCACGGACACCAACCTCGGCCCGGCCGAGCTGGCCAAGGTGACGGGTGACAAGGCGCTGGCGGCACGCGTCGGCACCGGGCACTTCGGCTACACCAACTACATCGCCTTCAACCCGAAGGTGAAGCCGTTCGACGACCCGAAGGTGCGGCAGGCGATCGCGTACGCCGTCGACCGTTCGTCGGTGATCAACGCGGCCGGTGGTTCGTCGCTGGCCGAGGCCGCGACCACGTACCTGCCGAACCAGAAGTCCTTCGGCTACACGCCCTACGACCACTTCCCGGCGGGCGCGTCCGGCAACCCGGCCAAGGCCAAGGAACTGCTGAAGGAGGCCGGTCACCCGAACGGGATCACCGTCACCCTCACGCACTCCAACGACAAGGACTTCGAGACCAGCCCGGAGATCGCGACCGCCCTCCAGGACGCCCTGAAGAAGGCCGGGATCACGGTCAAGCTCCAGGGCCTGGAGATCAACGACTACAAGGACAAGATCCACAGCGTCAAGAGCGAGCCGGGCTTCTTCCTCGCCCACTGGGGTGCCGACTGGCCCTCCGGCGGCCCCTTCCTGGCCCCGATCTTCGACGGCCGCCAGATCGTCAAGGACGGCGCCAACTTCAACACCGGCTTCCTCGACGACAAGTCCGTCAACGGCGAGATCGACGCGATCAACAAGTTGACGAATCTCGACGAGGCCGCCCAGCGTTGGGGCGCACTGGACAAGAAGATCGGCGAGCAGGCCCTGACCGTGCCGCTGTTCCACCCCGTCTACAAGCGCCTGTACGGCAGCGCGGTCAAGAACATCGTGATCAGCGACTGGACCGGCGTGCTGGACATCTCCCAGGTCGCGGTGAAGTAGCGCCGTGAGCGAGGCAATCGTCGCCTCTCAGGCCCCCGGGACGGACCTCGCGTCCGTCCCGGGGGCCTCGGGGGCCCGTCAGTTCTGGCGGCGGCTGCGCGCACAGCGCGCCGCCCTCGTCGCGGCGGGCGTCGTCGCACTGCTCGTCCTGCTCGCGCTCGCCGCCCCGCTGCTCACGGCGATCGAGGGCCAGGACCCGACCACCTACCACCCGTCCCTCATCGACTCGGCGCGCGGCGGTGTGCCCGTGGGCTCGTTCGGCGGCGTCAGCGGCGACCACTGGCTCGGCGTCGAACCGCAGACAGGCCGCGACCTCTTCGCCCGGCTCGTGTACGGCGCCCGGGTCTCGCTGGGAGTCGCGCTGGGGGCGACCGTCGTCCAGGTCCTCGTCGGTGTCGTGGTGGGCGTCGCGGCCGCACTCGGCAACCGATGGATCGATCAACTGTTGAGCCGGATCACCGACATCTTCGTCGCGATGCCGTTGATGATCATGTCGCTGGCCCTGCTGGCGATCGTGCCCAGCAGCTTCCCGCGGCCCTTGCTGGTCGCGCTCGTCATCGGCCTGATCGCCTGGGGCAACACCG is a window of Streptomyces sp. NBC_00271 DNA encoding:
- a CDS encoding Ms4533A family Cys-rich leader peptide; the protein is MWSSHAVRRAAIELALIGVTALCVADIHCR
- a CDS encoding ABC transporter substrate-binding protein, with the protein product MRQPSVIARRVAAASVTLVVAAGAAACGPKDNDAKGAGGDSKPQKGGTLTVLNANPQEDFDPARLYTSGGGNVPSLVFRTLTTRNRESGSAGAKVVPDLATDTGRPSENATVWTYTLKKGLKYEDGTPITSADIKYGIERSFAAELSGGAPYLRDWLIGGADYQGPYKDKKGLASIETPDDLTIVFHLNKPEGEFPYLATQTQFTPVPKAKDNGTKYEEHPISSGPYKVVKNENDGERLTLERNTYWSAATDAERKAYPDKIDVRSGLDSSVINQRLSASQGADAAAVTTDTNLGPAELAKVTGDKALAARVGTGHFGYTNYIAFNPKVKPFDDPKVRQAIAYAVDRSSVINAAGGSSLAEAATTYLPNQKSFGYTPYDHFPAGASGNPAKAKELLKEAGHPNGITVTLTHSNDKDFETSPEIATALQDALKKAGITVKLQGLEINDYKDKIHSVKSEPGFFLAHWGADWPSGGPFLAPIFDGRQIVKDGANFNTGFLDDKSVNGEIDAINKLTNLDEAAQRWGALDKKIGEQALTVPLFHPVYKRLYGSAVKNIVISDWTGVLDISQVAVK
- a CDS encoding ABC transporter permease, with product MSEAIVASQAPGTDLASVPGASGARQFWRRLRAQRAALVAAGVVALLVLLALAAPLLTAIEGQDPTTYHPSLIDSARGGVPVGSFGGVSGDHWLGVEPQTGRDLFARLVYGARVSLGVALGATVVQVLVGVVVGVAAALGNRWIDQLLSRITDIFVAMPLMIMSLALLAIVPSSFPRPLLVALVIGLIAWGNTAKIVRAQTLTLKGLDYVSAARLSGWNTWRIARRELLPGLAAPVITYAALLVPMNISAEAALSFLGVGVKPPTPSWGQMLTAANVWYQAAPQYLLLPAGALLVTVLALTVLGDGVRTALDPRAASRLRVGTGRKREAKADADSKKAAMDADSKKAAADADSKKAAADASVEKEAKA